The window CTGGCTGAAGACATTTAAGATCGTATATATGATATCTAGAGACTAAAGTATCGTGTTCGTTTTCCTCCTTAAGTCAACGTGACTTTAGTCTGAAGCTCACATCTGTTTTTCACTTTTCTTGCCCGTTCCAACTCCACCGAACCAAACTATGACTCAGTGTGAGTTCGTGAACGTGCACGGATATAACCAATTCCTCAAAGCTGTGGCAGACAGGCCGGGCAGAattatttttgcttatttttgtgGTGATAAAGATGAGCACGGCAAGAGCTGGTGTCCAGATTGTGCCAGAGGTATTTACCCCCCTTTTTAATTGAGGGTAGAGGCTATTTTATATTCGGGAAAACTTTACTTCATTTTTGCATAccttgtgctttaaaaaaaaatcataattataattttttgttgttgtttgcagCGGAGCCCGTTTTAAAGGGAGCAATGGATGCCCTTCCACAGGACTCGGTCTTCATCTACTGTCAAGTTGGTGAAAGGAGCTAGTCagtatatataattataaatgATATATATACTACGTTTCCCTTCATGCCTTGAATTGTATGAAACTAGTGTAATTTAGCTCCATTAGGTAAAATATCTcgatataaatatttttaatttccacAGATCTttgttcatgaaatgtttttatttatttatttattttaaagtgttAATCCTATGTTCCTCTTTTTCCGAGTCGttgtcctaaaaaaaacagcttgaaGGCAAGAAAATTTTGCAACAGTGAAAAAGAGGATTGTCTTCAAATTGGATTATGAAATACTAGTCACGAGTCTTTAAAACTTGAAAAGCAGATGCTTTCATTTCAAGCAAGTACAAACCCAATTGgtgttaaaaacaaataaaaatggaatgcTAGTATTTTCAAATCATGTTCAAACTGTAATTAATAGCATGCATAGTGCATGATATTAATTACAGACTGTGTTTAATGTTCAAACAGATTAACCTTATGTACTTtggcaaataattcatttagaaTTTTATCACTGCAACACAATCAAAAAAAGGTGGGAGATCTTAACATTATCAGTATGATCAAAGTCCCTACTAACATATTCTACACTTAAAGTGACTAGAACAAAACAAATCTCAGTCTtttcctccatgttttgcaATAATGTTTGAATGTGGCCATGGTGAGTCAACCAAAGTCTTCCCAATCCGAGCTATTCAAGTCATCCGGTGAAAAATCTTCCATTTTTAGTATCGCAAACTCCCCCAAAAAGTGGGaatgtccctttttttccctgtatTGTTCAGAGCTAATTATAAGAACTTTGTGGTTTGCATATTTAGATGACTTCATTTATTGTCTGTGCCTTAAAGCTGGAAGGACCCCAGCAATGAGTTCAAGACTGAGCTGAAGCTGACTGGGGTGCCCACCCTCCTGCGATACGGCACCGTAAGAAAACACGGGCGCACACATCAGCTCATCAGATCATAAACTCCGGTCATAATTTCATATATCTTTGTGTAATGTTTCAGACTAAGAAGCTGGTGGAGGACCAATGCGTCAAAGAAGATCTGTTGAGGATGATGTTCACTGAAGCTGATGACTGAAACAGACAATATGTCCCTTCAACctcaatgttttaaatcaagaaaCTCAATAATGCACTTCTTTATTACAGCTAATTAACTCTTTCTTTCAGTTATCAAAAGGACGCGCTTAGTGATGATGTAATGGAATTTTTTATATAATCATCTGTGATTATGTTTGTGGTAGCATTTACGAAGCGTGTATACAGTATTTTTCAATTGCTTTAATTACAAATAACACGGTACTTAATAAGGATGAAAGCTAAATGACTGTAGCacagatttgtttgtttacTAATTAGTAATCAGGACTATTAAAATGCATTTGTGATACTAAATACatcaatattttacattaatgTCAGGATATTGTGAATTGGTGGAACAACAAATACATTTATGGtgatatttcaaataaataaataaatgtgtaaacATATTgaagattttctgttttaaaatcTTTTCACCAAATTGTAGGGTTCTCCTATGAACACTAGATGGCAAGCTATCATTTCTATCAGCCATATTCCGATTCAAGAGTTGACaaagctatatatatattttataggtTATATATATTCTTGTATTGCTTTTGGAGGTTAATGTGTCTAAAATGACGACGTGAATTATGTAGGGAAAAAAACGGTAATGTAGGTAATTGAGCGCCGTAATGCTAAATGTTGAGTGAACTatacatgcttttattttggacaGGAAGTCGTGAGTGTTGAGGTGGACAGCCGCAGCGGAGTGATACAGATGTcgatatttacatacatatatcctTTCAGAAATTACCTTGTTCATTGAAACTATACAATTAAATGAAGAATGTATAAGGTGGAAATGAGAGTAGAAAATCCGTAATTTAAAAGTTTTATactttaaaatgtataaatgtcATTACACGTAGAATAGAGTCTGGTATTGTGACCTGGAGTAAGATTTTAACTTCAATTCTTCTGACTGTGGTGGTCTGTAACAAGTTAAATTGCggtaaaattggtcaaaaacgTTTCTGTTCATATGTTAAGTCTCGACTATAACATctgatgtgtttgtgttgtgtttaCATCGTCTCAATATCGATAATTCAACACTGTAGGATGATACCATACAGAATAAAGAAATACCAAATACTAAAAAGAAGATAGGTTATTAATAATTATCATAGATATGTACTGTACATTGGCGTAATAATGATTTGAGTGAACTATTGTGATACTGACATGAGAATTATAGTTGTGACAGATTTCTACGATTAGATTTAGAATTCTAGATAAGTTAatactgtgtattttttttaaatacataatgttataataataagaatGTTGATTTGTTCTTATGTCGTAGCTATCGGTTTTACAATGAACGATCTGATTTTGGAGCGTGGTGTTGTGATATCGACATTTCCGTATCGTTCCTCGCTACACTACTAGCGAGACACATTGGAAGTGCGGCACATTCCTGTGCACGGTACCCGCTGACGAGGGCTCTCAGGCGGGGGGTGGGAGACACACCGCGACGCCTCGCTCGCAGGGGGCCCGGAGGAgctcaccccaaaaaaaacctaaagcCACGTTGGACCGCGCGCAGTAAGATTGGGGAATCGTCGGCCACCCGTCCGCGGCTTTTGGGGCCTCGGGAGAGGATTATGTCGGAGCTTCTGCTCAACGTGCTCGGGGAGCGGCTCGTCAACCGCGAGAAAGCCGACGTGGACGTGCAGGCGCTGGGCGAGCGGGTGTCTCTGCTTGGCCTGTTCTTCGGCTGCGGCCTGAACGCGCCGTGCCGGCAGTTCAACGGCAGCTTGTGCGACTTCTACGGCCGCTTCAAGAAGACTTCGGAGCACCGAGACCAGCTGGAAGTGGTGTTTGTCTCCTCGGACCAGGAACAGAAGCACTGGCAGGACTTTCTGCAGGAGATGCCCTGGCCCGCCTTGCCCTTcaaagacagacacaaaaaGGTAACAAGTCAAACAATTTGACGTGCATGGTAAATCTTTTGTTTGCCTTTCTTGTTGAATTGAAAACTTGAAcgcttcaaatcaaaactagagagctttgtttgtttgtttgtcttttcccCCTCATACATTTTCTTGATTTATCTTTTTATCAATGATTTTACTCTTAATATATAACATGAACCATTTGTGTACAACGTAATGGGCAAGACATTATGATGACTTGTCCCACTGGATTTGTGTATTGCGTAAAATGCAGAAGTATAAAAAAGccattggaaagaaaaaaaagccatattagacctgtcaaatattttttctaatcatgtatatgaattttttttattgtcactcTCTATTGACAGTGAGAGAATTTTTTCACCTgtgtattattttcatttttttaagaataacatAATTATTGAAATGAGTGGTTCATCATCTATAAtagaccagaaaaaaaacatgaattaaaaATTTCCCTGGTTGACTTACATTTAATGTTAATCAAAATATAAGCAACACCCTAAACTCCCTTTTACaccaacaaagagaaaaaaaggagccCATCCTTTTCAAATGCTTAGAGACCCCAACGTTTGTTTCCGTGTGACAATTTCAaattgtgctttaaaaaaaaccctgtaaATTCTACACTATATATGCTTATGTAGCCTAGTGGGACACTGATATTAAATACCTCTATAGATATTTGGCCTATGTCTGATGTAAGTGGTATGAACTGCGCAGCGTGATGTATTGGTAAGTAATGCAATGATGTTTTGAACAAAGTCAGATACTGATACTGCAAAGCTGTTAAGTCATTGTTGATAGATTGGAAATAGCAGCACCTTTGCCACCATTCTGACAACATGTGATTGAATTTGGGACAAATATCAATGTTATGGATAGAGGAACCATTGTTGTCTGTTTCCTGCTGAACTCGTGCAACATACACATGCCTGCATTTCTAattagtattgttttttttcctcctaactTACCATTTGTCATCATCAAATGCAGCATCGTCAGCAATATTTCATATATGTGACATGTTCGCTGCATGTGGTGCATTAATTTCCGTTCCCTCATCAAAGTATATGATGCAAAGCAACATGTAGAATGTGTATTATTGTAATCCAGGCCATGTACGGATAGTGTGCGACCTCATTTTTGCTGCAGAATATCTCTAGTTTAGGAATTGTAAAATATAGGGAGTTTTGTCATGTAAAATCTATGTACAATGAGAGGTTTCTTGTCTTTAGTTAATGTTTACAGTGGATATTTACAAATTACATTAAGGAAAACCTCTTATTGCAAGTTAGGGGAATGAAATGGAGTGATAGTGCATGCTATTAACAGAATCGGTCAGTGGTTGCTGTTGTTGACACAGTAGTCATGTGACCACCTCAGGCCTCCTGCCAGACTCATTCTGTTTTCTTCTGTTGAGCTCCAGAGCAGCAATTTATCTTCTATTGTGTACATCAGCTCTCAGCGCCCCCCATTTGGAATCTCACACTGTACCTCCTCTTCCTGCTGTGGGCCACACCCTCACTATCTCCCCCACTGGAAGGTTATCTGGGGTCATCCATCCAGGCCTTCCCACTGCAGGAAACATTACTCATTCTGAATGTTTACATGCGGTGTGGAAAATCAAACTACTGCTTTAAATCAACTGACACTACCTTTTAAACCATCAATGTAAAATGGGATTTGCAACATTAAATTTAGTAGGCATGTGTATCCCGTGCAGATCTacaaaatcttctttaaaaaaggatgcTCAGAAATGCACAGGACGACAGTCATTTTGGATGGAATTGGGGCCAGTTTTAGTGTTTACAGGGGTCCTTTAAAAGACTGAACAATGTAACAgatgttttttccatttctgccaccccaaaaaaatgttgtttaaaaataagcaataatACATGAAACTAAGAACAGGAATTTTGAGAAAATTCAGCCAGTTTGACTTGATGAAGTTTGATAGCCGTTTCtatcaaaaaacacacaagacgtCTGCCATTTTAGTTTTCTGAAGGATTTTTCTCAGGTCGTTCTGGTCATCTTGGGGCAGGTTGAAtataaaatctcatctcattttctgaaccgcttccgcgggggtgctggagcctatccctgctgactctgagccagaggcgggggacaccctgaatcggtggccagacaatcgcagggcggACAACCATgggcactcacacccatacctaggggcaatttagagtatccaatcagccacatacatgtttttttttaatgtgggagtaaaccggaggaaacccacacaggagaacatgcaaaccccacacagatggacatgacctggatttgaacccaggaccccagagctgtgaggctgacgcgctagccacttgccccaccgggccgcctgaaTATAAAATGATCAGCTTTTATTTAATCAAATTTGGACTACCTATACTATAGAAATAGAAATATATTGAGTTATTGTCACTGTATGGCAGCAGTTTGTTGAAATTCAAAACTAACAAGTATGTGAGACGACATCCGTGACGGCCAGCTGTCTGCTTGCTGGCTCTGTCCTGACATGACGGATTCTTTCAGCTGGATTGTCACGTGTGAATTAATTACAAGTTGCAGTTGGCACTTTCGCCTGGGCGTCGTACCCTGAGAAAGAAGCACTTGTTCAAGTCCCGTTGGCCGGACGTCCATTGTGGGGGTACAAGTGGAGAGACGCATGGTGCCATGTGGTTCTCAAGGAAGGTGAAGTGTACGACAGCATAGCCACTGTGCACTAGTAGAAggatctttcattcattcattttctgaatcactttgTCGGGTccaagtgaggataagcggttcagaaaatgaataatcaacTAAGGTTTTAAATGATATTATGACAAAAGGAATCTGCTGAATTCTCAGAATGTTTAGTTCACACACGGTCACATGCATATTGCAAATTGTGTCACAATTAAGCATTTAGAAGTGGGCTAAATGACTGTAAAATGCATAGAGCGGAACCCCTGCTGGGACTCCTCTGCCACCTCATCAGGGGGCTAATCGCCAACTTCGATTGGTCTTTTCTCGCCCAATCTGTTCACGCACCGCGGCGATGGGACGGCCATGTTGCATGAAAGGCTTTCATCAGCTTAAGCCTGTTGTAAAGCGCAGCAGAggtctcatcctcatcctcagaGGACTGAGAGTctcacacatgtacacactttgacaagtggccagccaattagaGGCGGCAGTTTCAACAAAGAGAGATTACTAACATCCAGTTTGTTCCGCTGCTGAATAAGAAGCACCTTGCACCAAAGTCAAGTCTATTATGTGTTTGTGCGTTATGTTTATTTGGAGAGGGTTGGCCTTCTTCCTGATTCCATCTGTTGTTTGGATTTTTCATGCTTGCATGTAGCAACGCATACCGTTTTGACCAGTTCTCCACAACTTTCcgttttcatacctgtcaacttttccccgtattttatgtatgttgattatttcaaattgtgtacgccgtataacaacttttgtacatgattttttttggtatgttttgtgtaaaaccgatctcgttttacccctTTCTGctgtaatccggatcgtctcggtcactggtagcagacgaaaacatcatcgtcgactgctaatattgtcatgctttaagcatgtgCACGCGCTTTCCCCTTTCACGCGTCCACCTTttcaatatatatacatatagcgcgtcagcaagcaatataCTTAGACAGTCAAGCTTTCAGCGTcacacagcgacatctacagaatcttgaatttagtgcagtgattgggcaccccgtccacttttgagaaaattctagaattttaagtgcgccctatgtaaatatgtgtaaatatatgtCGCGTTGCATTTTTACGGTTTCGTCAAAGTCAATGCAATACTTGGTTTGTTGACTTGTCACAGTGAATAAACAAACGTGAACTTCTCGACTCACAAAGTATTTTACATTGTATTTAATTGCGTCGTGCTCATACCCAGAAGAGAcgttaattgaaaaaaaaaaaaaaccttatctgTATGTATTTCTTTCCCCCCCCCAGATTTGCCTAACAAGTTTGCGTGTGGAGAGGTGTATTTTATTTAGCTTTTGTCATGACTCTCTGGTTCAAAACTCTATTTCAAAGACACACAGGTCTTAGAGGAAGAAAAGTCGAACAGTAGAAACAGGAGGAGGTTCGCACCTGCTGGCGAGCAAGCCATGCAATGTGCCGCTCAGCTGCCTAGGCTGCAGACAGCAGCGGCGGGTGGTAGAGGTCGCGAGGGGGGTGGAGAGTGACAAAGACAGGAATTAGTCACACGATAAAAGTATTGTGCTACTGTAGGTAAAGTCAATGTAGACGTGAGTATATCCATACAAATGatgtatattatttatataccGTATGCATGATTTGGCTCAATTGAAACCAGGAAGGGATGACAAGGCGTGTCTGCTTTTTATGGGAAATGGGAGAAGAACAAAGAGACCAGTTACTGGCATAAAAAGGCATGGTGTGCCAATTTCAAAACCTACGGTTTGCAGAATGATTTGACTTGCAAACGCAGTTGCAGTCAAGTCACAAAAGTACACCAGGCACACTCCCATTTTGGTTCGTCTTACGCACGAAACACTTTAAATTATTGGTAGATGACTTCAGTGCCTCTACATGGGGCCTCGGATGCAGAATATCTTTGCCACAAAATAGAAGGAGAACTAAAATTCATTATTGATATAATGCCTGAAAAGGTGAACCCTGTTAGATCTACAATATcctttttcctgtgttttttatttcacagtTATTTTATATCCACTTTATTTGATGCAATACTGTGCTGTTTTTCTTCTACTACTGTTGAATTATATTAgggtatttttcagactatatcTCGCATCAGCCAAAAATCCACAATTAAGAGTAAGTAAATATATAATCCACAATGAAGTAAAAGTCGCATTTTAGGGAGGGCACGTTTTAGTACAgaacagaaaccaagaacaaacatactttaaagtatAAATAGTTAAATGGGTAACAACAGGCTATATAGGCCCcagttaatgtaacatttaattTTGGGGATAACAAtagcttaaaaaaaacataagtcacgCTTAAGTATTAGTCGCAGGAACTATGAAACTCAGACTTAGactccggaaaatacagtactagtgaggataaagggtgTGTGGGCCTTAGGCTGCTATTGAATAAATGATGAAACAGTTTTCTGTATTCCATCTTTGTCAGTGGCTGTAAAGTAGGACACTGCAACCTGTGTCTAGCTTCAGTGATTCCTAAACAGGGACCTACAGCTCAGCTTTTTCTGCGGCAATTTGGCGGACAAAGTGGTGGAAAACTGTCTGGATCATTTTCATCAAAGAGGTTTCGATCCCATCCTTTGTTGCTTCAGGTGTACAATAGAGTAAAGACAGCATCATATTGTAGTTAAAATTCTCACAGGTTCAGAGATGTGCGCTATGTTTATAAAGTCGTATTGTCATTTCCCTTAGCTAAGAGAATGTAGCAACAATATTTTCTACAGGTTGACCATTCTTTTTGAGCCAAGGTAAACACTGTTGCTTGGCGGGGCCTTCAAAGTGCAGGATGTTTTCTCAACCAAAAAAGGAGATGGTGTTCTCTTAAAGTGTGTGCCGAGATAGCGGAAAAGATTGAGGCaaaccttgtttttttgtgaaatattttccGATGCTAACGCTCTGGCTTTAACACAAAAGTCTGCGAAATACATTTGTTCAGTCAATTGTTAGGGTTTACTTTTTCCTTG of the Stigmatopora argus isolate UIUO_Sarg chromosome 10, RoL_Sarg_1.0, whole genome shotgun sequence genome contains:
- the txndc17 gene encoding thioredoxin domain-containing protein 17 → MTQCEFVNVHGYNQFLKAVADRPGRIIFAYFCGDKDEHGKSWCPDCARAEPVLKGAMDALPQDSVFIYCQVGERSYWKDPSNEFKTELKLTGVPTLLRYGTTKKLVEDQCVKEDLLRMMFTEADD